The Oenanthe melanoleuca isolate GR-GAL-2019-014 chromosome 1A, OMel1.0, whole genome shotgun sequence genome contains a region encoding:
- the STYK1 gene encoding tyrosine-protein kinase STYK1 translates to MAGDVKRFSRMLLECNSNDKLCVVREYQTEVIVVPALLVGLFVIVLTVILWLHCRGLRAKQKQSAPDGSQVMKNTQQESCSTESRCIQLRERSVESLLNSESLTLKELEIPREKLLPDTLELIKLGAYGSIYRAQLETGCSGKTKTVVLKALQDPASPQKIKDFLGRIKFHQKLGHHENMVKLVGCCVDQLPLYMIMEDMSLGDLLTFLWTCRKDVMAMDSVPYDLTERQVYEVGQQVAAALAYLEEKNLFHGDIAARNVLLHHNFTAKLCGLGLAYEAHTHGASSVMWKVPVKWQAPERLLSKPPTIKADIWSFGILLYEMITLGAPPYPEVPPSDILSYLQKQNIMKQPSSCQQAMYCIMKSCWQWSAAHRPSPAHLLCSLKTAMKNSNGHTVLQVPEPVVPELYAGVAGVDVHSLVREYTIL, encoded by the exons ATGGCAGGGGATGTGAAGAGATTCTCACGGATGCTGCTGGAGTGCAATAGCAATGACAAGCTATGTG TTGTGCGTGAGTATCAAACGGAAGTGATCGttgtcccagctctcctggtgGGACTTTTTGTCATTGTGCTCACTGTGATCCTTTGGCTCCACTGCCGTGGCCTGCGAGCCAAGCAGAAGCAATCAGCACCAGATGGAAGCcaag TGATGAAGAACACTCAGCAGGAATCCTGCTCAACAGAGAGCCGCTGCATCCAGCTGCGTGAGAGGTCTGTGGAGAGCCTGCTAAATTCTGAATCCTTGACTCTGAAAGAATTGGAGATACCACGAGAGAAACTCTTACCAGACACCTTGGAGCTGATAAAACTTGGTGCCTATGGCAGCATctacagagcacagctggaaactGGGTGCTCTGGGAAGACTAAGACTGTGGTATTGAAAGCCTTGCAAG aCCCGGCTAGTCCCcagaaaataaaggatttctTGGGAAGGATTAAATTCCATCAAAAACTTGGCCATCATGAGAACATGGTTAAATTGGTTGGATGTTGTGTAGACCAGCTCCCACTTTATATGATCATGGAAGATATGTCTCTTGGTGACCTGCTGACATTTCTGTGGACATGTCGGAAG GATGTAATGGCAATGGATAGTGTCCCCTATGACCTCACTGAGAGGCAGGTCTATGAGGTTGGACAGCAggttgcagcagctctg GCTTATCTCGAAGAAAAGAACTTGTTCCATGGTGACATTGCTGCCAGGAATGTCCTCCTTCATCACAACTTCACAGCTAAGCTCTGTGGTTTGGGCCTGGCCTACGAAGCTCACACACATGGTGCCAGCTCAGTCATGTGGAAAGTGCCCGTCAAGTGGCAGGCACCAGAGAGGCTCCTGAGCAAACCCCCTACCATCAAGGCAGACAT aTGGTCTTTTGGAATTCTACTGTATGAAATGATTACATTAG GTGCTCCACCATATCCTGAGGTGCCACCTTCTGACATCTTATCATACCTGCAGAAACAGAACATTATGAAGCAGCCCTCAAGCTGCCAGCAAGCCAT GTACTGCATAATGAAGTCCTGCTGGCAATGGAGTGCAGCTCACCGGCCTTCTCCAGCACACCTCTTGTGCTCCCTGAAAACAGCCATGAAAAACAGCAATGGGCACACAGTGCTGCAAGTGCCCGAGCCAGTGGTGCCTGAACTCTATGCTGGTGTTGCTGGTGTTGATGTGCACAGCCTGGTGAGGGAATACACCATCCTCTGA